One Trueperaceae bacterium DNA segment encodes these proteins:
- a CDS encoding xylulose kinase gives MFLGIDLGTSSVKALLLTRDGRVAGEASAAYPVLAPRPGWAESEPADWW, from the coding sequence GTGTTCCTGGGCATCGACCTCGGTACCAGCTCGGTCAAGGCGCTGCTTCTCACGCGCGACGGCAGGGTAGCGGGCGAGGCGAGTGCCGCGTACCCCGTGCTGGCGCCGCGGCCCGGTTGGGCGGAGAGCGAGCCGGCCGATTGGTGG
- a CDS encoding ABC transporter ATP-binding protein: MESTTTAVAVDRLEKVFGEFTAVAGVSFELTGNEFFSLVGPSGCGKTTTLRCIAGLETASAGKISIKERVVFEATGGGAPTTLVPTHERSIGMVFQNYAVWPHMSVMQNIAYPLRLRGATRGEQEREVARLLTLLGMEGLMRRKPSQLSGGQQQRVALGRALVARPDVLLLDEPLSNLDAKLRDQMRAELKRIQREVGIPILYVTHDQDEALSMSDRIAVMNAGRVHQIAPPTVIYEQPATKFVLDFIGAVNYLSGEVVAREGGRLAVAVAGGQRLSVPAPAELPGGRDLLVAVRPEDLRVAAGDGLAARVELRSFRGSICDYRLKAGDQELWLQTEKSTLIPEGSAVALEAARAYFLEAGARNDLDARVYF; the protein is encoded by the coding sequence GTGGAGAGCACGACTACAGCCGTCGCCGTCGACCGGCTCGAGAAGGTGTTCGGCGAGTTCACCGCCGTGGCGGGTGTGTCGTTCGAGCTCACGGGGAACGAGTTCTTCTCCCTCGTCGGCCCGTCCGGCTGCGGCAAGACGACCACGCTGCGCTGCATCGCCGGGCTCGAGACCGCCAGCGCCGGGAAGATCTCCATCAAGGAGCGCGTGGTGTTCGAGGCGACCGGCGGAGGCGCACCGACCACGCTGGTGCCGACGCACGAGCGGTCCATCGGCATGGTCTTCCAGAACTACGCCGTGTGGCCGCACATGAGCGTGATGCAGAACATCGCCTACCCCCTCAGGCTGCGTGGCGCCACCAGAGGAGAGCAGGAACGCGAGGTGGCGCGCCTCTTGACGCTCCTGGGCATGGAGGGGCTCATGCGCCGCAAGCCCAGCCAGCTGTCGGGCGGGCAGCAGCAGCGCGTCGCACTCGGCCGGGCGCTCGTGGCCCGCCCCGACGTGCTACTCCTCGACGAACCCCTGTCCAACCTGGACGCCAAGCTGCGCGACCAGATGCGCGCCGAGCTCAAGCGCATCCAGCGCGAGGTGGGCATCCCCATCCTGTACGTGACGCACGACCAGGACGAGGCGCTCTCCATGTCGGACCGGATAGCCGTCATGAACGCCGGGCGCGTGCACCAGATCGCGCCGCCCACCGTCATATACGAGCAACCCGCCACGAAGTTCGTGCTCGACTTCATCGGGGCGGTCAACTACCTGAGCGGCGAGGTCGTCGCAAGGGAGGGCGGCAGGCTCGCGGTGGCAGTCGCGGGTGGGCAGCGCCTGAGCGTGCCCGCGCCCGCCGAGCTCCCCGGCGGCCGCGACCTGCTCGTGGCGGTCAGGCCCGAGGACCTGCGGGTCGCCGCCGGGGACGGGCTGGCGGCGCGGGTCGAGCTCCGCAGCTTCCGCGGCAGCATCTGCGACTACCGCCTGAAGGCCGGCGACCAGGAGCTCTGGCTGCAGACGGAGAAGAGCACCCTGATCCCCGAGGGCAGCGCCGTGGCGCTGGAGGCCGCGCGCGCCTACTTCCTCGAGGCCGGCGCGCGCAACGACCTCGACGCCAGGGTGTACTTCTAG
- a CDS encoding mannose-6-phosphate isomerase has translation MQWYPIRLSTPVRQYAFGARLIPELLGKLSDVEGTLAESWEVSDHASTEATVVNGALSGTPFRELVRAHPGALVGAGWRGPRFPLLLKFLDASRRLPVHLHADAAVAAERYGEPNGKTEAWHIVWAAPGASALVGVRPGLTDADLFDAFRAGAHAEVMFEAPLTAGDTVYVPAGTLHTFGPGALVFEVQQTSDLSQSVMPTDVYGRPLEASVWDENIRRTLSELRREFRPAPFPGLTLAEGGLTRTFACAGPHFALERWRFTSETTARVGPGRFLALTNLADPVAVQATGGSEELPRGATCLLPAALTRALLVPHGTGDVLVSYVPDLATDVIAPLLRAGHPPADVRRLGEVGL, from the coding sequence GTGCAGTGGTACCCCATAAGGCTCTCGACGCCCGTGCGGCAGTACGCCTTCGGCGCCAGGCTCATCCCGGAGCTGCTGGGGAAGCTCAGCGATGTGGAAGGCACGCTTGCCGAGAGCTGGGAGGTGAGCGATCACGCCTCCACCGAGGCCACCGTCGTCAACGGCGCGCTCAGCGGCACCCCCTTCAGGGAGTTGGTGCGAGCCCACCCGGGCGCGCTGGTCGGCGCTGGCTGGCGCGGCCCGCGCTTCCCGCTGCTCCTGAAGTTCCTCGACGCGTCGCGGCGCCTGCCCGTGCACCTGCACGCAGACGCGGCGGTGGCGGCGGAGCGCTACGGCGAGCCGAACGGCAAGACCGAGGCGTGGCACATCGTGTGGGCAGCGCCCGGCGCGAGCGCCCTGGTGGGCGTCAGGCCGGGCCTGACCGACGCCGACCTGTTCGACGCCTTCAGGGCCGGCGCGCACGCCGAGGTGATGTTCGAGGCGCCCCTGACGGCTGGTGACACGGTGTACGTCCCCGCCGGCACCCTGCACACCTTCGGCCCCGGCGCCCTCGTGTTCGAGGTGCAGCAGACGAGCGACCTCTCCCAGAGCGTGATGCCGACGGACGTGTACGGCAGGCCGCTCGAGGCGAGCGTGTGGGACGAGAACATACGGCGCACCCTCTCGGAGCTGCGGCGCGAGTTCAGGCCCGCCCCCTTCCCCGGCCTGACGCTAGCGGAAGGGGGCCTCACCCGCACCTTCGCCTGTGCCGGACCGCACTTCGCGCTGGAGCGCTGGCGCTTCACGAGCGAGACGACCGCCCGGGTGGGCCCAGGGCGCTTCCTCGCCCTTACCAACCTGGCGGACCCCGTGGCGGTGCAGGCGACCGGCGGCAGCGAGGAGTTGCCCCGCGGCGCCACCTGCCTCCTCCCCGCGGCGTTGACGCGGGCGCTGCTCGTTCCGCACGGCACGGGCGACGTGCTCGTCAGTTACGTCCCCGACCTCGCCACCGACGTGATAGCGCCCCTCCTGCGCGCCGGCCACCCGCCCGCCGACGTGCGGCGCCTGGGCGAGGTCGGGCTTTGA
- a CDS encoding 2-phosphosulfolactate phosphatase yields MLGLDVRFLPDAAPQGAGAADVAVADVAVVIDVLRMTTTAAVLLERGMASLTVVAGVDAARAQARSVGALLLGERGGVKLPGFDHGNSPLEFGELDLAARRGVLCTTNGSKAVEASAAARHLLLGAIVNDAAVAARAVALAESGITLVCAGTEGRVALEDALGAACILERVLELEPAAELTDAARLALLALRAAGDPEAGVRGSRHAATLAGLGFDADVAFAARRGALSLVAERVAGPPARFELVGDGLAPRPPTGAPGSAAPR; encoded by the coding sequence ATGCTCGGTCTGGACGTGCGGTTCCTGCCGGACGCCGCGCCGCAAGGCGCCGGCGCGGCCGACGTGGCGGTGGCGGACGTGGCGGTGGTGATCGACGTCCTGCGCATGACCACGACGGCGGCCGTGCTGCTCGAACGCGGCATGGCGAGCCTCACGGTCGTGGCGGGCGTCGACGCGGCGCGAGCGCAGGCGCGGAGCGTTGGCGCGCTGTTGCTCGGCGAGCGCGGCGGTGTGAAGCTCCCAGGGTTCGACCACGGTAACTCGCCGCTCGAGTTCGGCGAGCTCGACCTCGCGGCGCGGCGTGGGGTGCTCTGCACCACCAACGGCTCCAAGGCGGTGGAGGCGAGCGCCGCCGCGAGGCACCTGCTGCTCGGCGCCATCGTCAACGACGCCGCCGTCGCGGCGCGTGCGGTGGCGTTGGCGGAGTCGGGCATCACGCTCGTCTGCGCCGGCACGGAGGGGCGCGTGGCGCTGGAGGACGCACTGGGAGCGGCGTGCATCCTCGAGCGAGTCCTCGAGCTCGAGCCGGCGGCCGAACTCACGGACGCTGCGCGCCTCGCCCTCCTCGCCCTGCGCGCGGCGGGCGACCCGGAGGCGGGGGTGCGCGGTTCACGTCACGCCGCAACCCTCGCGGGCCTCGGCTTCGACGCGGACGTGGCCTTCGCGGCGCGGCGCGGCGCGTTGAGCCTCGTGGCCGAACGGGTGGCCGGGCCGCCCGCGCGGTTCGAACTCGTGGGCGACGGGCTGGCGCCTAGGCCGCCGACCGGGGCGCCCGGCAGCGCCGCCCCACGGTAG